Proteins from a genomic interval of Chroococcidiopsis thermalis PCC 7203:
- a CDS encoding segregation/condensation protein A has product MNAAEIFEGIALLIELAQRGEIDPWDVRVIEAIDRYLNALLAAQEITPGSYESNLSQSGQAFLLASLLVLFKANTLTGLDSPLDESELETEELLLVGEGEFGTRLRLPLEQQLRRRPVAVPPQKRPVTLQDLIEHLQLIATQLQSEGNLADKTSRSRHRSVSQSRADARKPLELAHQENLTQVARELEEFLSRYSSQFFTLEQNWLNLEQLVDLWTQTKQVATSIAATMSHGELPSDRDRLSSQRHEKVSVFWALLLLSAQSKVELSQEEFYQDIKIRTLSDPGQLAIGDTDSKTTVCSV; this is encoded by the coding sequence ATGAATGCTGCTGAAATTTTTGAAGGAATTGCGCTATTAATTGAGCTGGCACAGAGAGGAGAAATCGATCCTTGGGATGTCAGAGTTATTGAAGCGATCGATCGCTACTTGAATGCGCTGCTAGCTGCCCAAGAAATAACGCCAGGCTCTTACGAATCAAATTTATCTCAATCGGGACAGGCTTTTTTACTGGCATCGCTGCTAGTCTTATTTAAAGCCAACACCCTCACTGGACTAGATTCTCCGCTTGACGAGTCAGAATTGGAGACAGAAGAATTACTGCTGGTAGGGGAAGGGGAATTTGGTACGCGGTTGCGTTTACCTCTAGAACAGCAATTACGTCGTCGTCCGGTTGCTGTCCCTCCCCAAAAACGCCCTGTAACCCTCCAAGATTTGATCGAGCATTTGCAGCTAATCGCGACTCAGTTGCAGTCAGAAGGCAATCTGGCTGATAAAACTAGTCGCAGCCGCCACCGTTCTGTATCTCAGTCACGCGCAGATGCTCGCAAGCCCTTAGAACTGGCTCACCAGGAAAATTTGACTCAAGTAGCGCGAGAATTGGAAGAGTTTTTATCTCGCTATTCGTCACAATTTTTTACTTTAGAACAAAATTGGCTAAATTTAGAACAGTTAGTAGATTTATGGACGCAAACGAAACAAGTCGCCACATCTATCGCAGCTACTATGTCTCATGGTGAATTGCCGAGCGATCGCGATCGCCTTTCATCGCAAAGACACGAGAAAGTTAGCGTCTTCTGGGCGTTGCTGCTACTCTCAGCCCAATCTAAAGTGGAATTGTCACAAGAAGAGTTTTATCAAGATATTAAAATTCGGACTTTGAGCGATCCCGGACAATTGGCGATCGGCGATACTGACTCCAAAACCACTGTATGTTCTGTTTAA